From Xiphophorus couchianus chromosome 23, X_couchianus-1.0, whole genome shotgun sequence, one genomic window encodes:
- the slc44a1b gene encoding choline transporter-like protein 1 isoform X2: MGCCGSAERTKREWRPLEDRSCTDLPWFLLFTVFCVGMGSICGFTIATGGAARLVFGYDSYGNTCGRRNERIEGVQLSGLDHTDRKFVFFLDPCNIDIVQRKIKSMALCVSLCPPEELKTHQDLKRFAMTNGSELCSYELPAHRYPVLPERLARCPKLPVPRSKPLPLFNRCTPVDMSCYARFAEAVVTFVGDSSVLHRLIAGVAASKEIIVGLCVLALALSMVLMVIIRYISAVLVWILTSLVVLGSLAGTSILWWFYIDHRLYANDTSSKDPKETKQEAPEGQRDGGQALLVYAAAATIFTIILLLLMLFMRKRVALTIALFHVAGKVFIHLPLLTLQPFITFLALLLFWVYWILVLLFLGTTGNPEQNEETGLTEFRLTGSLQYLTWYHAVGLVWISEFILACQQMTVAGAVVTYYFTRDKNRLPVTPILSSVLRLVRYHLGTVAKGSFIITLVKIPRLVLMYVHNQLKGRENVCARCLLKSCICCLWCLEKCLNYLNQNAYAATAINSTSFCTSARDAFVILVENALRVATINAVGDFVLFLGKVLIMTCTAFAGVLLLNYQRDYAEWLLPLIIVCLFAFLVAHCFLSIFEIVVDVLFLCFAIDTKYNDGTPGKEFFMDKALMEFVESSRRLERAGGRGRSRVKEAASEGAEMKPMAPGTSSA; the protein is encoded by the exons ATGGGATGCTGCGGGAGCGCGGAG CGGACAAAGAGAGAATGGAGACCGCTGGAGGACCGGAGCTGCACCGACCTGCCCTGGTTCCTGCTCTTCACCGTCTTCTGCGTCGGCATG GGCAGCATCTGTGGCTTCACCATCGCCACTGGCGGCGCCGCTCGCCTCGTCTTCGGCTACGACAGCTACGGCAACACCTGCGGCCGGCGTAACGAGCGGATCGAAGGCGTGCAGCTGAGCGGGCTGGACCACACCGACAGGAA gTTCGTCTTCTTCCTGGATCCCTGCAACATCGACATCGTCCAGAGGAAAATCAAGTCTATGGCTCTGTGTGTGTCCCTGTGCCCCCCCGAGGAGCTGAAGACCCACCAGGACCTGAAGAGGTTCGCCATGACCAATG GTTCGGAGCTTTGCTCCTATGAGTTGCCAGCTCATCGTTACCCGGTGCTACCGGAGCGACTCGCCAGGTGTCCCAAGCTTCCTGTCCCCCGCAG CAAGCCGCTGCCGCTCTTCAACCGCTGCACGCCGGTGGACATGTCGTGCTACGCCAGGTTCGCCGAGGCGGTGGTGACCTTCGTGGGTGACAGCAGCGTCCTGCATCGCCTCATCGCCGGCGTAGCCGCCAGCAAAGAGATCATCGTCGGACTCTGTGTCCTCGCCTTAG CGCTGTCCATGGTCCTCATGGTGATCATCCGCTACATCTCGGCCGTGCTGGTCTGGATCCTTACCTCGCTGGTGGTGCTGGGCTCCCTGG CGGGGACCAGCATCCTCTGGTGGTTCTACATCGACCACCGTCTGTATGCCAACGACACGTCCTCCAAGGACCCCAAGGAGACCAAACAGGAGGCACCGGAGGGGCAGCGTGACGGTGGCCAGGCGCTGCTGGTCTACGCCGCTGCCGCCACCATCTTCACC atcatcctgctgctgctgatgctctTCATGCGGAAGCGCGTGGCGCTCACCATCGCTCTGTTCCACGTCGCAGGAAAAGTCTTCATCCACCTGCCGCTGCTCACCCTGCAGcccttcatcaccttcctcgCCCTGCTCCTCTTCTGGGTCTACTGGATCctggtgctgctcttcctgGGAACCACCG GGAACCCGGAGCAGAACGAGGAGACGGGCTTGACGGAGTTCCGGCTGACGGGCTCGCTGCAGTACCTCACCTGGTACCACGCCGTGGGTCTGGTCTGGATCAGCGAGTTCATCCTGGCCTGCCAGCAGATGACTGTCGCTGGCGCCGTTGTCACCTACTACTTCACCAG GGATAAGAACCGGCTGCCGGTGACACCCATCCTGTCGTCGGTTCTGAGGCTGGTCCGGTACCACCTAGGAACCGTTGCTAAGGGGTCCTTCATCATCACGCTAGTGAAGATCCCCCGCCTCGTCCTGATGTACGTCCACAACCAGTTGAAAGGACGG GAGAACGTGTGCGCCCGCTGCCTGCTGAAGTCCTGCATCTGCTGCCTGTGGTGTTTGGAGAAGTGCCTCAACTACTTGAACCAG AATGCATACGCAGCCACTGCCATCAACAGTACCAGTTTCTGCACGTCGGCCCGGGACGCCTTCGTCATCCTGGTAGAGAACGCGCTGCGGGTCGCCACCATCAACGCCGTGGGAGACTTTGTGCTCTTCCTGGGGAAG GTTCTGATCATGACGTGCACGGCATTCGCCGGCGTCCTGCTCCTCAACTACCAGCGGGACTACGCCGAGTGGCTGCTGCCGCTCATCATCGTCTGCCTCTTCGCCTTCCTGGTGGCCCACTGCTTCCTGTCCATCTTCGAGATCGTGGTGGACGTCCTGTTCCTGTGCTTCGCCATTGACACCAAGTACAACGATGGCACCCCTGGGAAGGAGTTCTTCATGGACAAAGCTCTGATG GAGTTCGTGGAGAGCAGTCGGCGGCTGGAGCGCGCGGGCGGACGTGGGCGGAGCCGGGTGAAAGAGGCGGCGTCGGAGGGGGCAGAGATGAAGCCCATG gCTCCAGGGACGAGTTCGGCTTGA
- the slc44a1b gene encoding choline transporter-like protein 1 isoform X1, which yields MDSKRISSASQQQVRLRQKRTKREWRPLEDRSCTDLPWFLLFTVFCVGMGSICGFTIATGGAARLVFGYDSYGNTCGRRNERIEGVQLSGLDHTDRKFVFFLDPCNIDIVQRKIKSMALCVSLCPPEELKTHQDLKRFAMTNGSELCSYELPAHRYPVLPERLARCPKLPVPRSKPLPLFNRCTPVDMSCYARFAEAVVTFVGDSSVLHRLIAGVAASKEIIVGLCVLALALSMVLMVIIRYISAVLVWILTSLVVLGSLAGTSILWWFYIDHRLYANDTSSKDPKETKQEAPEGQRDGGQALLVYAAAATIFTIILLLLMLFMRKRVALTIALFHVAGKVFIHLPLLTLQPFITFLALLLFWVYWILVLLFLGTTGNPEQNEETGLTEFRLTGSLQYLTWYHAVGLVWISEFILACQQMTVAGAVVTYYFTRDKNRLPVTPILSSVLRLVRYHLGTVAKGSFIITLVKIPRLVLMYVHNQLKGRENVCARCLLKSCICCLWCLEKCLNYLNQNAYAATAINSTSFCTSARDAFVILVENALRVATINAVGDFVLFLGKVLIMTCTAFAGVLLLNYQRDYAEWLLPLIIVCLFAFLVAHCFLSIFEIVVDVLFLCFAIDTKYNDGTPGKEFFMDKALMEFVESSRRLERAGGRGRSRVKEAASEGAEMKPMAPGTSSA from the exons ATGGATTCGAAGCGGATCTCTTCAGCCTCTCAGCAGCAGGTCCGACTCAGGCAAAAG CGGACAAAGAGAGAATGGAGACCGCTGGAGGACCGGAGCTGCACCGACCTGCCCTGGTTCCTGCTCTTCACCGTCTTCTGCGTCGGCATG GGCAGCATCTGTGGCTTCACCATCGCCACTGGCGGCGCCGCTCGCCTCGTCTTCGGCTACGACAGCTACGGCAACACCTGCGGCCGGCGTAACGAGCGGATCGAAGGCGTGCAGCTGAGCGGGCTGGACCACACCGACAGGAA gTTCGTCTTCTTCCTGGATCCCTGCAACATCGACATCGTCCAGAGGAAAATCAAGTCTATGGCTCTGTGTGTGTCCCTGTGCCCCCCCGAGGAGCTGAAGACCCACCAGGACCTGAAGAGGTTCGCCATGACCAATG GTTCGGAGCTTTGCTCCTATGAGTTGCCAGCTCATCGTTACCCGGTGCTACCGGAGCGACTCGCCAGGTGTCCCAAGCTTCCTGTCCCCCGCAG CAAGCCGCTGCCGCTCTTCAACCGCTGCACGCCGGTGGACATGTCGTGCTACGCCAGGTTCGCCGAGGCGGTGGTGACCTTCGTGGGTGACAGCAGCGTCCTGCATCGCCTCATCGCCGGCGTAGCCGCCAGCAAAGAGATCATCGTCGGACTCTGTGTCCTCGCCTTAG CGCTGTCCATGGTCCTCATGGTGATCATCCGCTACATCTCGGCCGTGCTGGTCTGGATCCTTACCTCGCTGGTGGTGCTGGGCTCCCTGG CGGGGACCAGCATCCTCTGGTGGTTCTACATCGACCACCGTCTGTATGCCAACGACACGTCCTCCAAGGACCCCAAGGAGACCAAACAGGAGGCACCGGAGGGGCAGCGTGACGGTGGCCAGGCGCTGCTGGTCTACGCCGCTGCCGCCACCATCTTCACC atcatcctgctgctgctgatgctctTCATGCGGAAGCGCGTGGCGCTCACCATCGCTCTGTTCCACGTCGCAGGAAAAGTCTTCATCCACCTGCCGCTGCTCACCCTGCAGcccttcatcaccttcctcgCCCTGCTCCTCTTCTGGGTCTACTGGATCctggtgctgctcttcctgGGAACCACCG GGAACCCGGAGCAGAACGAGGAGACGGGCTTGACGGAGTTCCGGCTGACGGGCTCGCTGCAGTACCTCACCTGGTACCACGCCGTGGGTCTGGTCTGGATCAGCGAGTTCATCCTGGCCTGCCAGCAGATGACTGTCGCTGGCGCCGTTGTCACCTACTACTTCACCAG GGATAAGAACCGGCTGCCGGTGACACCCATCCTGTCGTCGGTTCTGAGGCTGGTCCGGTACCACCTAGGAACCGTTGCTAAGGGGTCCTTCATCATCACGCTAGTGAAGATCCCCCGCCTCGTCCTGATGTACGTCCACAACCAGTTGAAAGGACGG GAGAACGTGTGCGCCCGCTGCCTGCTGAAGTCCTGCATCTGCTGCCTGTGGTGTTTGGAGAAGTGCCTCAACTACTTGAACCAG AATGCATACGCAGCCACTGCCATCAACAGTACCAGTTTCTGCACGTCGGCCCGGGACGCCTTCGTCATCCTGGTAGAGAACGCGCTGCGGGTCGCCACCATCAACGCCGTGGGAGACTTTGTGCTCTTCCTGGGGAAG GTTCTGATCATGACGTGCACGGCATTCGCCGGCGTCCTGCTCCTCAACTACCAGCGGGACTACGCCGAGTGGCTGCTGCCGCTCATCATCGTCTGCCTCTTCGCCTTCCTGGTGGCCCACTGCTTCCTGTCCATCTTCGAGATCGTGGTGGACGTCCTGTTCCTGTGCTTCGCCATTGACACCAAGTACAACGATGGCACCCCTGGGAAGGAGTTCTTCATGGACAAAGCTCTGATG GAGTTCGTGGAGAGCAGTCGGCGGCTGGAGCGCGCGGGCGGACGTGGGCGGAGCCGGGTGAAAGAGGCGGCGTCGGAGGGGGCAGAGATGAAGCCCATG gCTCCAGGGACGAGTTCGGCTTGA